Proteins encoded in a region of the Prunus persica cultivar Lovell chromosome G4, Prunus_persica_NCBIv2, whole genome shotgun sequence genome:
- the LOC18778496 gene encoding uncharacterized protein LOC18778496, with product MEFEYSEQPVLSKTLKIQSSSSYEDCKRSEISFRGTLEEVEEEEAMPRTESEEIRLSWLRSQVIGAAAEFDSPFGKRRLTYADHTASGRSLLYIENFILNNVLPFYGNTHTCDSYVGNRTSKMVHEAAKYIKKCLGGGPEEALFFCGQGTTSAIKRLQEVMGIAVPSILRDRVINNLNTEERWLVFVGPYEHHSNLLSWRQSLAEVVEIGVNDDGLLDLEALRLQLEKYKYVNRPILGSFSACSNVTGIYSDTRAIARLIHRYGGFACFDFAASGPYVEIEMRCGEMDGYDGVFLSPHKFLGGPGSPGILIMSKALYQLRSLPPSTCGGGTVAYVNGFSDEDTLYWEDVEERENGGTPQIIQTIRAALAFWVKEYIGYQVIEKHEDFYVKRALERLLPNNNVWVLGNTSAKRQAIFSFLIYSTTNRPSTPGTKIEGGGEGPKEGLYMWRETGNSKGKPLHGAFVASLLNDLFGIQSRGGCACAGPYGHTLLKIDDTLSHHYRSAIQKGYLGMKPGWTRISFPYYISNDEFEFILTALEFIAIYGQRFLPLYHFNLRSGSWTFKKKAHQDLLDNAIQGMNIGHDQSKDGNNAEKHDQFAKFSAYLETAKRIANLLPKFPPQRRLPEDIDINLLPFRV from the exons ATGGAATTTGAATATTCGGAGCAACCCGTGTTGAGCAAGACCCTTAAAATTCAATCCTCCTCTTCGTATGAGGATTGCAAGCGTTCTGAAATCTCATTCAGAGGTACACtggaggaggtggaggaggaggaggccaTGCCAAGGACCGAGTCCGAGGAGATAAGGCTGTCTTGGCTCCGGTCTCAAGTCATTGGCGCAGCTGCGGAATTCGATTCTCCGTTTGGGAAACGAAGGCTCACTTATGCCGATCACACTGCCTCTGGACGCTCTCTTCTCTACATCGAAAACTTCATCCTCAACAATGTCCTCCCCTTTTACG GGAATACTCACACGTGTGACAGCTACGTTGGAAACCGGACTTCAAAAATGGTGCATGAGGCAGCAAAGTACATCAAAAAATGCTTAGGGGGTGGACCAGAAGAGGCACTCTTCTTCTGCGGCCAAGGCACCACCTCAGCCATTAAAAGGCTCCAAGAGGTGATGGGCATTGCTGTGCCCTCAATCTTGAGAGACAGAGTTATAAATAATCTGAACACAGAAGAAAGGTGGCTGGTTTTTGTTGGGCCCTACGAGCACCACTCGAACCTCCTCTCATGGCGGCAAAGCTTGGCTGAAGTTGTTGAGATTGGTGTAAATGATGATGGCTTGCTGGACTTGGAGGCCCTTAGACTGCAACTTgagaaatataaatatgtcAACAGGCCAATTCTGGGTTCCTTCTCAGCTTGCAGCAATGTCACTGGGATTTACTCTGATACAAGAGCCATTGCTCGACTTATTCATCGATATGGGGGCTTTGCCTGCTTTGATTTTGCAGCAAG TGGGCCATATGTGGAAATTGAGATGAGGTGTGGAGAGATGGATGGCTACGATGGTGTTTTCCTGAGCCCACACAAGTTTCTTGGTGGGCCAGGAAGCCCAGGCATCCTTATTATGAGCAAGGCTCTGTATCAGCTCAGATCTCTCCCTCCATCAACTTGCGGAGGTGGAACTGTTGCTTATGTCAATGGCTTCAGCGATGAG GACACTCTGTATTGGGAGGACGTAGAAGAAAGGGAGAATGGTGGTACTCCTCAAATCATTCAAACCATTAGAGCAGCACTGGCTTTTTGGGTGAAGGAATACATTGGTTATCAAGTGATAGAAAAACATGAGGATTTCTATGTCAAAAGGGCACTAGAGAGGCTTCTTCCTAATAACAACGTATGGGTTTTAGGAAATACAAGTGCCAAGAGACAAGctattttctctttcctcaTTTATTCCACCACCAATCGTCCGTCAACACCTGGCACGAAAATAGAAGGTGGTGGAGAGGGTCCAAAGGAAGGGCTTTACATGTGGAGGGAGACAGGAAATAGCAAAGGTAAGCCTCTTCATGGGGCCTTTGTTGCATCTCTGCTCAATGATCTATTTGGTATTCAATCTAGAGGTGGGTGTGCTTGCGCTGGACCCTATGGTCACACTCTGCTCAAAATTGATGACACTCTTTCACATCACTATAGATCTGCCATTCAAAAG GGCTATCTCGGAATGAAACCTGGATGGACCAGAATCAGCTTTCCCTACTACATTTCAAACGATGAATTCGAGTTCATTTTAACTGCGTTGGAGTTTATAGCTATTTACGGACAACGGTTCCTTCCTCTGTATCACTTCAATTTGAGAAGTGGAAGCTGGACTTTCAAGAAGAAGGCACATCAAGACCTACTGGACAATGCTATACAGGGAATGAACATTGGCCATGACCAATCTAAAGATGGCAACAATGCAGAGAAGCATGATCAATTCGCCAAATTTTCTGCTTATTTGGAAACTGCTAAGCGCATAGCAAATCTCTTGCCCAAGTTTCCTCCTCAGCGTAGGCTTCCGGAAGACATAGACATCAACTTATTACCATTCAGAGTCTAA